The segment GAACCAGCCGTGATGATCGGCCGCGCGTCGGCGTTGTCACGCGCCGATCGGGCTGCGGTTGAAGCGAGACCCGCTAGGTGAGCCCGGCGCCCGCGCCGGCCGCCGTGCCCCGGCACCCGGGTCGCGTGGAACGGCGGAACGGCGACGACTGCGGCGGGACGGCGTAGCCCGTACCCCGAAGGAGCCGGAACCGAACCGCGGACCTCGACCCGGGAAGCTCCTCAGGCGGTCAGCTCGCGCACCTTCTCGGTGAGCTGCAGGTCGTCCAGGTAGCCCTTGTGCACGATCTTCCCGGCCGGGTCGATCATGACGTACCAGCTCTGCTGGGCGATGCCGAACCGCTGCCAGATCTTGCCGGCCGGGTCGTTCAGCGTCGTCACGGCCTGCAGCTCGAAGTCGCTGACGAACTCCTTCATCGCCTTCTCGGTGCCCATCCCGGCGATGCCCACGATGCCCAGCTTGTCGCGGTACTCCTCGTGCACGTCGCCGATCGACTGGGCCTCGCTGGCGCAGGTGGCGCACCAGGGCGCCCAGAACCAGAGCAGGGCCGGCTTGCCGGCCAGGGAGGCCGCGTCGAACGCGGCCCCCTCCAGCGTGGTCCCGGTGAACTTGAGCGACTTCGGCGTCACCGCCGGTTTGGCCGGCGCCGCCTCTGAAGCCGGAGCTGCTTCTGAGGCTGGCGCCGCTTCAAAAGCCGGAGCCTGCGCCGGCGCCGCCTTGGTGCAGCCTGTCAGGGCGAGCCCGGCCGCCAGCAGGACCGCACGTCTTCTCATCCGTCGCTCACTTCGCCGGGGTCGGTTCGGTCAGGCGCAGGGCCAGCGCCGGGCAGACGTTGACCGCCTTGCGGGCGCCGTCCTCCAGCCACGGCGGCAGCGGCGTCTGCGGGAACGCCGGGAAGCCGTTGTGGTCCAGCCGGATGATCTCCGGGGCCACCGC is part of the Actinoplanes sp. NBC_00393 genome and harbors:
- a CDS encoding redoxin family protein: MRRRAVLLAAGLALTGCTKAAPAQAPAFEAAPASEAAPASEAAPAKPAVTPKSLKFTGTTLEGAAFDAASLAGKPALLWFWAPWCATCASEAQSIGDVHEEYRDKLGIVGIAGMGTEKAMKEFVSDFELQAVTTLNDPAGKIWQRFGIAQQSWYVMIDPAGKIVHKGYLDDLQLTEKVRELTA